Proteins from a single region of Centropristis striata isolate RG_2023a ecotype Rhode Island chromosome 9, C.striata_1.0, whole genome shotgun sequence:
- the LOC131977510 gene encoding profilin-2-like isoform X1 has product MSWQSYVDNLMADGSCQDAAIVGYTDAKYVWASFVGGTFANVTPEEIDVLVGKDREGFFTSGLTLGNKKCSVIRDSLQIDGDWTMDIRTKSQGGEPTYNVSVGKAGKALVLVMGKEGVHGGQLNKKSYTMADYLRKSGY; this is encoded by the exons ATGTCCTGGCAAAGCTACGTGGACAACCTGATGGCTGATGGCAGCTGCCAGGACGCGGCCATTGTTGGCTACACGGACGCCAAATACGTCTGGGCATCGTTTGTCGGCGGTACCTTTGCCAACGTAACG CCTGAAGAAATTGACGTGTTAGTAGGAAAGGACCGCGAGGGATTCTTCACCAGTGGGTTAACCTTAGGCAATAAAAAGTGCTCTGTAATCAGAGACAGCCTCCAAATCGACGGTGACTGGACAATGGACATCCGGACAAAGAGTCAAGGAGGAGAGCCAACATACAATGTCTCCGTAGGCAAAGCTGGCAAAG CATTGGTTTTGGTCATGGGGAAGGAAGGTGTCCACGGAGGGCAGCTCAACAAGAAATCATATACGATGGCTGACTACCTGAGGAAGTCTGGATACTAA
- the LOC131977510 gene encoding profilin-2-like isoform X2, with amino-acid sequence MSWQSYVDNLMADGSCQDAAIVGYTDAKYVWASFVGGTFANVTPEEIDVLVGKDREGFFTSGLTLGNKKCSVIRDSLQIDGDWTMDIRTKSQGGEPTYNVSVGKAGKVLVLVMGKEGVHGGGLNKKAYSMAKYLRDSGF; translated from the exons ATGTCCTGGCAAAGCTACGTGGACAACCTGATGGCTGATGGCAGCTGCCAGGACGCGGCCATTGTTGGCTACACGGACGCCAAATACGTCTGGGCATCGTTTGTCGGCGGTACCTTTGCCAACGTAACG CCTGAAGAAATTGACGTGTTAGTAGGAAAGGACCGCGAGGGATTCTTCACCAGTGGGTTAACCTTAGGCAATAAAAAGTGCTCTGTAATCAGAGACAGCCTCCAAATCGACGGTGACTGGACAATGGACATCCGGACAAAGAGTCAAGGAGGAGAGCCAACATACAATGTCTCCGTAGGCAAAGCTGGCAAAG TCTTGGTCTTGGTAATGGGCAAAGAAGGGGTCCATGGAGGCGGATTGAATAAGAAGGCATACTCGATGGCAAAATACTTGAGGGATTCagggttttag